The proteins below are encoded in one region of Streptomyces roseirectus:
- a CDS encoding ABC transporter permease: protein MSQALDTPPRTTPTPPVDLAALAKRHGLSVSGARPSLPQYVRDLWARRHFITAFATAKLTAQYSQAKLGQVWQVMTPLLNAAVYYLIFGVLLGTKKGVPDYVPFLVTGVFVWTFTQSSILAGTRAISGNLGLVRALHFPRAALPISFCLQQLQQLLFSMAALVVILLVMGVPPAVSWVLVLPALTLQFVFNAGVSMIMARLGAKTPDIAQLMPFVLRTWMYVSGVMWSIDQLVRKHHDWPSWVGHLLQANPASVYIDLMRYALIDSFHAHQLPPHVWPLAIGWALLAGVGGFIYFWKAEETYGRG, encoded by the coding sequence GTGAGCCAGGCACTCGACACACCGCCCCGAACCACCCCCACACCCCCCGTGGACCTCGCGGCGCTCGCCAAGCGCCACGGCCTCTCGGTGAGCGGGGCGCGCCCGTCGCTGCCGCAGTACGTCCGTGACCTGTGGGCGCGCCGGCACTTCATCACCGCGTTCGCCACGGCGAAGCTGACGGCGCAGTACAGCCAGGCCAAGCTGGGCCAGGTCTGGCAGGTCATGACGCCGCTGCTGAACGCGGCCGTGTACTACCTGATCTTCGGCGTGCTGCTGGGCACGAAGAAGGGCGTCCCGGACTACGTCCCGTTCCTGGTCACGGGCGTGTTCGTGTGGACGTTCACGCAGAGCTCGATCCTGGCGGGCACCCGCGCGATCTCCGGCAACCTCGGCCTGGTGCGGGCGCTGCACTTCCCGCGCGCGGCGCTGCCGATCTCGTTCTGCCTCCAGCAGCTCCAGCAGTTGCTGTTCTCGATGGCGGCGCTGGTGGTGATCCTGCTGGTGATGGGGGTGCCGCCGGCGGTGTCGTGGGTACTCGTCCTCCCGGCGCTGACCCTTCAGTTCGTGTTCAACGCGGGCGTCTCGATGATCATGGCGAGGCTCGGCGCGAAGACGCCGGACATCGCGCAGCTCATGCCGTTCGTGCTGCGGACGTGGATGTACGTCTCAGGGGTGATGTGGAGCATCGACCAGCTGGTCAGGAAGCACCACGACTGGCCCTCCTGGGTCGGCCACCTGCTCCAGGCCAACCCGGCCTCGGTCTACATCGACCTGATGCGCTACGCCCTGATCGACAGCTTCCACGCGCACCAGCTCCCGCCGCACGTCTGGCCGCTGGCCATCGGCTGGGCGCTCCTCGCGGGCGTCGGCGGCTTCATCTACTTCTGGAAGGCTGAGGAGACGTACGGCCGTGGCTGA
- a CDS encoding TetR/AcrR family transcriptional regulator — protein MLGRMTTNAEGAGARTRRRAPAGAAVLREDVTEAIRAAVFEELASVGYGRMSIEGIARRAGVGKTAVYRRWKSKLHLVLEIVSAVAVQGLPVPDTGSLEGDLRLLYEFMSRALRHPVASQIIPDLQAEAARNAEMAEAVQKALRDGQEGVANKILLAAMRRGEIGKDFDDELALDLVSGPTYWRALVVRQGVDKTYPARLARATAAALKAL, from the coding sequence ATGCTGGGGCGCATGACGACGAACGCCGAGGGTGCCGGAGCGCGGACGCGCCGTAGGGCGCCGGCCGGGGCAGCGGTGCTCCGTGAGGATGTGACGGAGGCCATCAGGGCGGCCGTCTTCGAGGAGCTGGCGTCCGTCGGCTACGGCCGGATGTCGATCGAGGGCATCGCGCGCCGGGCCGGGGTCGGCAAGACGGCCGTGTACCGGCGCTGGAAGTCGAAGCTGCACCTGGTCCTGGAGATCGTCTCGGCCGTCGCGGTACAGGGCCTGCCCGTGCCGGACACGGGGAGCCTGGAGGGCGACCTCAGGCTGCTGTACGAGTTCATGTCGCGCGCGCTGCGCCACCCCGTGGCCTCGCAGATCATCCCCGACCTCCAGGCGGAGGCGGCCCGCAACGCGGAGATGGCCGAGGCCGTGCAGAAGGCGCTGCGGGACGGCCAGGAGGGCGTCGCGAACAAGATCCTGCTGGCGGCGATGCGGCGCGGCGAGATCGGCAAGGACTTCGACGACGAGCTGGCGCTCGACCTGGTCTCCGGGCCGACGTACTGGCGCGCGCTGGTGGTGCGCCAGGGCGTCGACAAGACCTATCCGGCGCGGCTCGCGCGGGCGACCGCCGCGGCGCTCAAGGCGTTGTGA
- a CDS encoding NADPH-dependent FMN reductase, protein MDNTKPRLVIVVGSVREGRFGPVVASWTARQARLHGGFDVKVVDLADVDLPLELPAASPKHAGDDYPRPAGMAALTAALDRADAFAVVTPEYNHSYPAALKAAIDWHFTQWAAKPVAFVSYGGAAGGRHAVLHLENVLTELHAVTVRDGLAFPNYFTAWADGSPADPQAGGYAKVLLDQLAWWARALRTARAAAPYPG, encoded by the coding sequence ATGGACAACACCAAGCCCAGGCTCGTCATCGTCGTCGGCAGCGTCCGGGAGGGCCGGTTCGGTCCCGTCGTCGCCTCCTGGACGGCGCGGCAGGCCCGTCTGCACGGCGGGTTCGACGTCAAGGTCGTCGATCTCGCCGACGTGGACCTCCCGCTGGAGCTGCCGGCCGCGTCCCCGAAGCACGCCGGGGACGACTACCCCCGGCCCGCCGGGATGGCCGCACTGACCGCCGCGCTCGACCGCGCGGACGCGTTCGCCGTCGTCACCCCCGAGTACAACCACAGCTACCCGGCCGCCCTGAAGGCCGCGATCGACTGGCACTTCACGCAGTGGGCGGCCAAGCCGGTCGCCTTCGTCAGCTACGGCGGCGCGGCGGGCGGGCGGCACGCCGTGCTGCACCTGGAGAACGTCCTGACCGAGCTGCACGCGGTGACCGTTCGCGACGGCCTGGCGTTCCCGAACTACTTCACCGCGTGGGCGGACGGCAGCCCCGCCGACCCCCAGGCGGGCGGGTACGCGAAGGTCCTGCTCGACCAGTTGGCGTGGTGGGCGCGGGCGCTGCGGACGGCTCGGGCGGCGGCGCCCTACCCGGGATGA